Proteins encoded together in one Listeria swaminathanii window:
- a CDS encoding MalY/PatB family protein — translation MSQFDEVIPRIGTNSEKWDGAEELFGRKDIIPMWVADMDFRAPQPVLDAFQRQIDHGIFGYSTKSEALVEAVIDWNKEQHQFEIDPSTLFFNGAVVPTISLAIRSLTKEGDAVLMVSPIYPPFFNVTKATERKVVMSPLKYENHQYRMDFTDLEKRIKEENVKLFLLCNPQNPGGRCFTKEELVELAKLCEKYQIPIVSDEIHADLVMKNHKHVPIMVAAPFYQDQIITLMAATKTFNLAAIKASYYIITNKEYQTRFAAEQKYATTNGLNVFGIVGTEAAYRHGAAWLKELKEYIYSNYEYVKAELEKEVPEVGVTDLEATYLMWLDCRALPKDEKTIYADLIEAGVGVQMGSGFGHSGKGFVRFNIACPKETLEKAVKLLIQGLKK, via the coding sequence TTGAGTCAATTTGATGAAGTCATTCCGCGTATTGGAACTAATTCAGAAAAGTGGGATGGGGCAGAAGAATTATTTGGTAGAAAAGATATTATTCCAATGTGGGTAGCGGATATGGATTTCCGTGCGCCGCAGCCTGTACTTGATGCGTTTCAGCGTCAAATCGATCATGGGATTTTTGGTTATTCCACGAAGTCAGAAGCACTTGTTGAAGCTGTTATTGACTGGAATAAAGAGCAGCACCAGTTTGAAATTGATCCGAGCACGCTGTTTTTTAACGGGGCGGTTGTCCCGACTATTTCCTTAGCCATTCGTTCTTTAACAAAAGAAGGTGATGCGGTTTTAATGGTTTCGCCAATTTATCCGCCATTTTTCAATGTAACAAAAGCTACCGAGCGAAAAGTTGTTATGTCACCGCTAAAATACGAAAATCATCAGTATCGGATGGATTTTACTGATTTGGAAAAGCGTATCAAAGAAGAAAATGTCAAATTGTTCCTTCTATGTAATCCGCAAAATCCTGGTGGTCGCTGTTTCACAAAAGAGGAACTCGTGGAACTGGCAAAACTATGCGAGAAATACCAAATTCCGATTGTTTCGGATGAGATTCACGCTGATTTAGTGATGAAAAATCATAAACATGTACCAATTATGGTTGCAGCACCATTTTATCAAGATCAAATTATTACTTTGATGGCTGCTACGAAAACATTTAATTTGGCGGCAATTAAAGCTTCCTACTATATTATTACGAATAAAGAGTACCAAACAAGATTCGCCGCGGAGCAAAAGTACGCCACGACTAATGGGCTTAATGTCTTTGGGATTGTTGGTACAGAAGCGGCTTATCGTCACGGTGCGGCTTGGTTAAAAGAACTGAAAGAATATATTTACAGCAACTATGAATATGTAAAAGCGGAACTTGAAAAAGAAGTACCAGAAGTTGGCGTGACGGATTTAGAAGCGACTTACTTGATGTGGCTTGATTGCCGCGCACTTCCCAAAGACGAAAAAACGATTTACGCTGATTTAATCGAAGCTGGCGTTGGTGTTCAAATGGGTTCTGGTTTCGGTCATTCTGGTAAAGGTTTTGTCCGTTTCAACATCGCTTGTCCAAAAGAAACTTTAGAAAAAGCCGTGAAACTTCTGATTCAAGGCTTAAAAAAATAA
- a CDS encoding NUDIX hydrolase, with amino-acid sequence MKRSIHVQAFVYNEKKDEILVVRDRNLAWAFPGGHVETDQTMEEALASKVKEQTNINIEIESILHCKERRATWEHVCTFVFRAKPIGDTMLASNNDNAFRVKWVPIPLADDLLAVDQLSLNELVRSEGVLYENYT; translated from the coding sequence GTGAAAAGATCTATTCATGTGCAGGCATTTGTATATAACGAGAAGAAAGACGAGATACTAGTGGTGAGGGATCGCAACCTGGCTTGGGCTTTTCCGGGAGGGCATGTGGAAACAGATCAAACGATGGAAGAAGCACTCGCAAGCAAAGTAAAAGAGCAGACAAATATCAATATAGAAATAGAGTCTATCTTGCACTGCAAAGAACGGCGTGCTACATGGGAGCACGTCTGCACATTCGTTTTCCGAGCAAAGCCAATTGGCGACACAATGCTCGCTTCAAACAATGATAATGCTTTCCGAGTAAAGTGGGTACCCATTCCGCTTGCAGATGATCTATTAGCTGTAGACCAATTATCATTAAACGAACTAGTCCGAAGCGAGGGAGTCTTATATGAAAACTATACCTAA
- a CDS encoding glucose-6-phosphate isomerase has protein sequence MTHIKFDYSKALRFFEERELDYLEPAVKAAHDALHNGTGAGNDALGWINLPTDYDKEEFARIKKATEKIHSDSEVLIVIGIGGSYLGARAAIETLNHSFYNVLEKGARKTPQVFFAGNSISSSYLHDLIEVVGDRDFSVNVISKSGTTTEPAIAFRVFKELLIKKYGEEGAKKRIYATTDKAKGALKTLSDNEGYETFVVPDDVGGRFSVLTAVGLLPIAVSGVDIDALMNGAAAASKDFDKPELKNNIAYQYAAARNVLYRKGKVTELLISYEPGLQYFNEWWKQLFGESEGKDKKGIYPSSANFSTDLHSIGQYIQDGRRNLFETVVKVDKPRHNLTINKEDVDLDGLNYLAGETVDFVNTKAFEGTLLAHTDGEVPNFVVEVPELDAYTFGYLVYFFEKAVAISGYLNGVNPFDQPGVEAYKANMFALLGKPGFEDKKAELEKRLNN, from the coding sequence ATGACACATATTAAATTTGATTATTCCAAAGCGCTCCGTTTTTTTGAAGAACGCGAACTTGATTATCTTGAACCAGCAGTAAAAGCAGCTCATGATGCATTACATAACGGTACAGGTGCTGGGAACGATGCGCTTGGTTGGATTAACTTACCAACAGATTACGACAAAGAAGAATTTGCTCGTATCAAAAAAGCAACAGAAAAAATCCATAGCGATTCAGAAGTTCTAATCGTTATCGGTATCGGCGGTTCTTACCTAGGAGCACGCGCAGCAATCGAAACTTTAAATCATTCCTTCTATAATGTACTTGAAAAAGGTGCGCGTAAAACACCTCAAGTATTCTTTGCGGGAAATAGCATTAGTTCTTCCTACTTACATGACCTTATTGAAGTAGTTGGCGACCGCGACTTCTCTGTTAACGTTATTTCTAAATCAGGAACAACAACAGAACCAGCAATCGCTTTCCGTGTTTTCAAAGAACTTTTAATCAAAAAATATGGCGAAGAAGGCGCGAAAAAACGCATTTACGCTACAACTGATAAAGCAAAAGGCGCTCTAAAAACATTATCCGACAACGAAGGCTACGAAACATTTGTTGTTCCAGATGATGTTGGTGGACGTTTCTCCGTTTTAACTGCAGTAGGTTTACTTCCAATCGCAGTTAGCGGCGTTGACATTGATGCTCTAATGAACGGAGCAGCAGCAGCAAGCAAAGATTTCGACAAACCAGAACTTAAAAACAACATTGCATACCAATATGCAGCAGCTCGTAACGTTCTTTACCGTAAAGGCAAAGTAACAGAACTTCTAATCAGCTATGAACCAGGCTTGCAATACTTCAACGAGTGGTGGAAACAATTATTCGGCGAAAGTGAAGGTAAAGACAAAAAAGGTATTTACCCATCCAGCGCTAACTTCTCTACAGACTTGCACTCCATCGGTCAATATATCCAAGACGGACGTCGCAACCTTTTTGAAACAGTTGTTAAAGTGGACAAACCACGCCACAATTTAACTATCAATAAAGAAGACGTAGATTTAGATGGATTAAATTACCTAGCTGGCGAAACAGTTGATTTCGTTAATACAAAAGCATTCGAAGGAACTCTTTTAGCGCATACAGACGGCGAAGTTCCAAACTTTGTTGTAGAAGTACCAGAACTAGACGCTTACACATTCGGCTACCTAGTATACTTCTTTGAAAAAGCTGTAGCAATCAGCGGTTACCTAAATGGCGTAAATCCATTTGACCAACCAGGCGTAGAAGCATACAAAGCTAATATGTTCGCATTACTTGGCAAACCCGGCTTCGAAGACAAAAAAGCAGAACTAGAAAAACGCTTAAACAATTAA
- a CDS encoding ABC transporter ATP-binding protein, which produces METLLSFEKVYKDYPSGPSIIHALKETNFEAKKGELIAIVGPSGSGKSTLLSLAGALLTPTGGTISINGKSVGNLSSKEQTALRLEEIGFIFQAAHLVPYLHVKDQISFIGKMAGKSAAELEKDTASLLSQLGISDRANFYPKDLSGGQKQRVAIARALINQPSVILADEPTASLDTERSREVVELIRNEVVQTSRTAIMVTHDERMLDLVNHVYRMEDGILTQES; this is translated from the coding sequence ATGGAAACTCTACTATCTTTTGAGAAAGTGTATAAAGATTACCCGTCCGGCCCTTCAATTATTCATGCACTGAAGGAAACCAATTTCGAAGCGAAAAAAGGCGAACTGATTGCGATTGTTGGTCCGAGTGGTTCTGGTAAAAGTACGCTCCTTTCTCTGGCTGGAGCACTTTTAACACCAACTGGCGGAACGATTTCCATTAACGGCAAATCAGTCGGTAATTTATCTTCCAAAGAACAAACAGCGCTACGTTTAGAAGAAATCGGCTTTATTTTCCAAGCAGCTCATCTGGTTCCTTATCTACATGTGAAAGATCAAATCAGCTTTATTGGAAAAATGGCCGGGAAAAGCGCGGCGGAACTTGAAAAAGATACGGCGTCACTTCTAAGCCAGCTCGGCATTAGTGATCGCGCAAATTTCTATCCAAAAGATTTGTCTGGCGGTCAAAAGCAACGTGTCGCTATTGCGCGCGCGCTTATTAATCAACCTTCCGTTATTTTAGCCGATGAACCAACTGCGAGTCTTGATACTGAAAGAAGTCGTGAAGTTGTCGAGCTTATCCGCAATGAGGTTGTGCAAACAAGTCGAACTGCGATTATGGTAACGCATGATGAACGTATGCTAGATTTAGTTAACCATGTGTATCGCATGGAAGACGGGATTCTTACCCAAGAAAGCTAA
- a CDS encoding aspartate kinase: MKVIKFGGSSLASGIQLNKVFQLITEDSDRKIVVVSAPGKRFKEDTKVTDLLIDCAAKALLGEDTSELFEAIIARYAGIALDTGMSDAIIKQIRTDLQATISSDKSDPDKFLDRMKASGEDNNAKLIAAYFKFKGLNANYINPKDAGLFVTDEHASAQVLPESYDRLFALREREGIIVFPGFFGYTKDGEISTFSRSGSDITGAIVANGAQAELYENFTDVDAVYAVNPAIVKNPKKVLELTYREMRELSYAGFSVFHDEALIPAFHAGIPVHIKNTNNPDSCGTRVVHERENSNGPVVGIASDDGFCSIYISKYLMNREIGFGRKVLQILEDAGLNYEHMPSGIDDLTIIIRENQFGEDTERTIMTRLKEELNADQVIMQHGISLIMVVGEAMRHNVGITSRASKALSDSKVNIEMINQGSSEVSIMFGVKEEQEYAAVRALYNEFFSEVLV, translated from the coding sequence ATGAAAGTAATTAAATTTGGCGGAAGCTCTTTAGCATCGGGGATCCAATTAAATAAGGTTTTCCAACTTATAACGGAGGATTCCGACCGAAAAATCGTCGTTGTTTCTGCTCCGGGGAAACGTTTCAAAGAAGATACCAAAGTGACCGACTTACTTATTGATTGCGCGGCAAAGGCACTTCTTGGTGAAGATACGAGCGAATTATTTGAAGCGATTATTGCTAGATATGCTGGAATAGCGCTTGATACCGGGATGAGTGATGCAATTATTAAGCAAATTCGCACTGACCTACAAGCAACCATTTCATCTGATAAAAGTGATCCAGATAAATTTTTAGATCGAATGAAAGCTAGTGGCGAAGATAATAACGCAAAATTAATCGCGGCTTATTTTAAATTTAAAGGCTTAAACGCCAATTATATTAATCCAAAAGACGCTGGTTTATTCGTGACGGACGAACATGCCAGCGCGCAAGTTTTACCAGAGTCTTATGATCGTTTGTTTGCGCTTCGTGAACGTGAAGGAATCATTGTTTTCCCAGGATTTTTCGGCTATACGAAAGATGGCGAAATAAGCACATTTTCCAGAAGTGGTTCCGATATCACTGGAGCGATTGTCGCGAATGGCGCCCAAGCGGAGTTATATGAGAATTTTACTGATGTCGATGCTGTGTACGCAGTCAATCCCGCTATCGTGAAAAATCCGAAGAAAGTACTCGAGCTTACTTACCGGGAAATGCGTGAACTTTCTTATGCCGGCTTCTCTGTTTTTCATGATGAAGCATTAATTCCGGCGTTTCATGCGGGTATTCCGGTGCATATTAAAAATACGAACAATCCTGATTCTTGTGGTACTCGTGTTGTTCATGAACGCGAAAATAGTAATGGCCCCGTCGTTGGTATTGCTAGTGATGACGGTTTTTGTAGCATTTATATTAGTAAATATTTGATGAACCGGGAAATTGGCTTCGGGCGAAAAGTGCTGCAAATTTTGGAAGATGCTGGGTTGAACTATGAACATATGCCATCGGGGATTGACGATTTAACGATTATTATTCGCGAAAATCAGTTTGGTGAGGATACTGAGCGGACAATTATGACGAGATTGAAAGAGGAATTAAATGCTGACCAAGTTATAATGCAGCACGGGATTTCGCTGATTATGGTTGTTGGCGAAGCAATGCGCCATAACGTTGGGATAACTTCACGTGCTTCAAAAGCTTTATCCGATTCGAAAGTTAATATTGAAATGATTAATCAAGGTTCTTCTGAGGTGAGCATCATGTTTGGCGTGAAGGAAGAACAAGAATATGCGGCCGTTCGCGCTTTGTATAATGAGTTCTTTTCGGAAGTTTTGGTTTAA
- a CDS encoding PTS sugar transporter subunit IIB, whose product MKNIVLVCAAGMSTSLLVTKMRKAAEERGETCEIEAYSIAEVSNLIDDADVVLLGPQVRYQKKTVDELAAGKIPVDVIDMAAYGTMNGEKVLGQALDLINGFQK is encoded by the coding sequence ATGAAAAATATTGTTTTAGTATGTGCGGCAGGGATGTCAACAAGCCTTTTAGTAACAAAAATGCGTAAAGCAGCAGAAGAACGCGGAGAAACTTGCGAAATTGAAGCATACTCTATCGCTGAAGTAAGTAACTTAATTGATGATGCAGATGTAGTGCTTTTAGGACCACAAGTGCGTTACCAGAAAAAAACAGTTGATGAACTAGCTGCTGGGAAAATTCCAGTAGATGTAATCGACATGGCAGCATATGGTACGATGAACGGTGAAAAAGTACTAGGCCAAGCATTAGATTTAATTAACGGTTTCCAAAAATAA
- a CDS encoding DeoR/GlpR family DNA-binding transcription regulator has product MLSIERKRAIVQYVKSRKIATVSELAKHFEVHEATIRRDLTSLEKDKKLKRTHGGVMIEEKVVSEPNWKKRSEVRYEEKQRIATLAATMVKDGDTIILDAGTTTGHIATALKDRSKLTVITNDINVASIMRFSPSKVIVTGGVIYPETFILNGMITSGTLQSIHVHKAFVTTPALDIDKGLMHYDEYLIPAKQQMLHSADEVILVTDHTKFGRISLYKYADLDEISSIITGKEIDPILKEQFEEKGMQIYTT; this is encoded by the coding sequence ATGCTATCTATCGAACGAAAACGCGCCATCGTCCAATATGTCAAAAGCCGAAAAATAGCAACCGTCAGCGAACTAGCCAAACATTTTGAAGTCCATGAAGCAACCATTCGCCGCGATTTAACCTCTTTAGAAAAAGACAAAAAACTAAAAAGAACCCATGGCGGAGTTATGATAGAAGAAAAAGTAGTTTCCGAACCCAACTGGAAAAAACGAAGTGAAGTGCGCTACGAAGAAAAGCAACGCATCGCCACATTAGCAGCCACAATGGTCAAAGATGGCGATACAATCATCCTTGACGCCGGAACAACAACCGGCCACATCGCAACAGCACTAAAAGATCGTTCCAAGCTAACCGTCATAACAAACGATATCAACGTAGCTTCCATTATGCGCTTCTCCCCGTCCAAAGTAATCGTGACAGGTGGCGTCATCTACCCAGAAACATTCATCCTTAATGGCATGATAACAAGCGGAACATTGCAAAGCATTCACGTACATAAAGCATTCGTAACCACACCAGCACTCGATATCGACAAAGGCCTAATGCACTACGATGAATACTTAATCCCAGCCAAACAACAAATGCTCCACTCAGCCGATGAAGTCATCCTAGTAACAGATCACACTAAATTCGGCCGCATCTCCCTGTACAAATACGCAGACCTAGACGAAATCTCTTCCATCATCACCGGAAAAGAAATAGATCCAATCCTAAAAGAACAGTTTGAAGAAAAAGGAATGCAAATTTATACA
- the yugI gene encoding S1 domain-containing post-transcriptional regulator GSP13 produces MSTFKVGDVVSGKIAGIQSYGAFVALDNSTQGLVHISEITHGFVKDIHDFLEVGQEVKVKILDIDEEKNKISLSIRATEEAPKEQPAKKKPVSSSENDEGFNTLRDKLEEWIKKADK; encoded by the coding sequence ATGAGTACATTCAAAGTAGGAGATGTAGTTTCTGGGAAAATTGCAGGAATTCAAAGCTACGGAGCATTTGTAGCACTAGATAATTCAACACAAGGCTTAGTTCATATTTCAGAAATCACGCATGGTTTCGTCAAAGATATCCATGATTTTCTAGAAGTAGGACAAGAAGTCAAAGTGAAAATTCTAGATATCGACGAAGAAAAAAATAAAATCAGTCTTTCTATCAGAGCGACAGAAGAAGCACCAAAAGAACAACCAGCTAAAAAGAAACCAGTTTCATCTAGTGAAAACGACGAAGGATTTAATACTTTACGTGACAAACTAGAAGAATGGATTAAAAAAGCAGATAAATAA
- a CDS encoding ABC transporter permease, with product MFLGLRELVYSKLRYILVTGIMVLIMLLSLILSGLANGLAYDNASSVADNGVPYYVLSKDAQDKLSRSQFPESKLADVKKDANVKDAAVLGQSMQTLKRESDSKKFSVALFGIQPDSFLAPKISDGANIQVTKPDEIVVDSSLKSDGIKIGDVLMDDILNRELTVVGFTENQKYSHAPVVYINIATWQEINPVLYHQKIPQTSTIAIKTDDPDKGVTLSDKDLTTIDHKAFLNQIPGYSAEQMTLNMMIFFLIIIGGFILTAFFYVMTLQKTTQFGILKALGTKTSYLVKSIITQVVIISIISILISVGVTLILPSIMPAAMPFRLSPMTIALYSGLFFLVALFGALLSLRRIAKVDALDAIRGGDE from the coding sequence ATGTTTTTAGGGCTTCGTGAATTAGTTTATTCTAAGTTGCGCTATATTTTAGTAACAGGCATCATGGTCTTAATTATGTTACTATCGCTTATTTTATCTGGGCTGGCAAATGGCCTTGCTTATGATAATGCTTCATCTGTCGCAGATAACGGGGTTCCATATTATGTTCTCAGCAAAGACGCCCAAGACAAATTATCGAGATCACAGTTCCCAGAATCCAAACTCGCTGACGTGAAAAAAGACGCGAACGTGAAGGATGCTGCGGTGCTTGGACAATCGATGCAAACTTTAAAACGGGAAAGTGACAGCAAAAAATTTAGCGTTGCACTTTTCGGTATTCAACCAGATAGCTTTCTCGCTCCAAAAATTTCTGATGGAGCTAACATACAAGTGACAAAACCTGACGAAATCGTTGTTGATTCTTCCTTGAAATCAGACGGAATCAAAATTGGCGATGTTTTAATGGACGATATTTTAAATAGAGAATTAACTGTTGTCGGCTTTACGGAAAATCAAAAGTACAGCCATGCTCCCGTTGTTTATATTAATATCGCCACTTGGCAAGAAATCAATCCTGTTTTATATCACCAAAAAATCCCGCAAACAAGTACCATTGCGATTAAAACAGACGATCCTGATAAAGGCGTAACCCTTTCGGATAAAGATTTAACGACAATTGATCATAAGGCCTTTTTAAATCAAATCCCTGGATATTCTGCAGAGCAAATGACGCTTAATATGATGATTTTCTTCCTAATCATTATCGGCGGATTTATTTTAACGGCTTTCTTCTATGTAATGACGCTCCAAAAAACAACCCAATTTGGTATTTTAAAAGCACTGGGTACGAAAACAAGTTACTTAGTGAAAAGTATTATTACCCAAGTCGTGATTATTTCGATTATTAGTATTTTAATTAGTGTCGGTGTAACGCTGATTTTACCGAGCATTATGCCAGCAGCGATGCCATTTAGATTAAGTCCGATGACGATTGCACTTTATAGTGGCTTGTTCTTCCTAGTTGCCCTATTTGGCGCACTTCTATCACTTAGACGAATCGCTAAAGTAGACGCACTAGATGCTATTCGAGGAGGTGATGAATAA